A window from Mobula birostris isolate sMobBir1 unplaced genomic scaffold, sMobBir1.hap1 scaffold_515, whole genome shotgun sequence encodes these proteins:
- the ppil3 gene encoding peptidyl-prolyl cis-trans isomerase-like 3, giving the protein MALTIRTDLGDIKIELFCERAPRTCENFLALCASDYYNGCIFHRNIKGFIVQTGDPTGTGKGGSSIWGRKFEDEISEHLKHNVRGVVSMANNGPNTNASQFFFTYGKQPHLDMKYTVFGKVIDGLETLDELEKLPVNEKTFRPLTDVRIKDIVIHANPLAF; this is encoded by the exons ATG GCCCTGACCATCCGCACTGATCTCGGAGACATCAAGATCGAGCTGTTCTGCGAGCGGGCGCCCCGCACCTGCGAG AACTTCCTGGCCTTGTGTGCCAGTGATTACTACAATGGATGCATTTTCCATCGCAATATCAAAGGCTTTATTGTACAGACTGGAGACCCCACAG GCACAGGCAAAGGAGGATCCAGCATCTGGGGCAGGAAGTTTGAAGATGAGATCAGTGAACACCTCAAG CACAACGTTCGAGGAGTGGTTTCCATGGCCAacaatggtcccaacaccaatgcCTCTCAGTTTTTCTTCACATATGGGAAACAGCCTCACCTGGACATGAAGTACACAGTGTTTGGCAA GGTGATCGATGGGCTGGAAACACTGGATGAGCTGGAGAAGCTTCCTGTAAATGAGAAGACGTTTCGTCCTCTGACTGACGTACGCATCAAAGACATTGTTATTCACGCCAACCCTCTGGCATTCTGA